The Paraburkholderia dioscoreae DNA window GAGCGTGCGTTGCGCGGCGTCGATCTCACGCGTGAGCGCGCCGGGAAACGTCACGGAAAACGTATGCGTGTGAACCTGCGAGTGGTTTTCGAGCGCATGGCCGCGCGCGACGATCTCGCGTGTCAGGTCCGGGTAAAGCTGTGCCTTTGCGCCGATGCAGAAGAACGTGGCGCGCACGCCGAAGGCGTCGAGCAGATCGAGCACTTGCGGCGTGACGAGCGGATCCGGACCGTCGTCGACGGTCAGCGCGATCGCGTCGGCATTACGCGCGGCAGCGGGCAGGCGTGTCCAGTTCGGGCCGAGCAGCGAGGTGCGCGGCAGCAGGCCGGCCACCGTGAAAATGGCGTGATTCGCAAAAATCGCGGCTAGCCACCAGCGCCACGCGGCGGGCGCGAGCAGCCATCCGGCCAGCACGAACACGTGCCATGCGGCGGTGGCCGTGAGCATCGCGGGATAGCCGGTGCGCGGCCAGCGGGACAGCGGCGCGTGGCGGGCGCCGTGCGGCGGCGTGGAGAGTTCTTTCATAAAACGTGCTTCCTGTCTTCCTTCCTCCTTCCTGGGAAGGCCTTGAATTGCGCGCGTGAC harbors:
- a CDS encoding polysaccharide deacetylase family protein yields the protein MKELSTPPHGARHAPLSRWPRTGYPAMLTATAAWHVFVLAGWLLAPAAWRWWLAAIFANHAIFTVAGLLPRTSLLGPNWTRLPAAARNADAIALTVDDGPDPLVTPQVLDLLDAFGVRATFFCIGAKAQLYPDLTREIVARGHALENHSQVHTHTFSVTFPGALTREIDAAQRTLEALSGERPMFFRAPAGLRNIFLEPVLRNLDLRLAAWTRRGYDTRERDPDVVTRRLLDGLAPRDILLLHDGNAALTAEGMPLILAVLPRVIRAARLRHLRFVTLREARLDN